From the genome of Reinekea thalattae:
ATCGTCGCGTTCACAGCGGAGCTTTGTGGCCACGGCCAGCGTTGTCATAGCAACCTTCCTTAAGACGTATGATTCATTATAAACACAGCTTTTCATGCTTATCGAGTATCGACATTCGCACCCAATTCAAATTTGTGCTGCAATATCGATAATTGAGTAAAAACCATTACAGCAAAGGTTGTGTCAGCATGGCTTCAGACGGAATCAAACTTCCAAGTGACAGCACAGTAATAAGCCAGCGAATTAATACCGGTCAGCAAAGCTCGGCCAACCATTCTACGCCGACGCAAACACAAACCAGCGTGCCGCTGACAACGCCATTAGCGACTGTGGTATTAGAGGCAAAAACCATTATCGAAGGTGCCAAAGGTAGCCTGTTTGAGCTGGTGTTACAGAATGACCCCAAGAGCCAGCCTCCCATTACGGTGCAATCAGACAGCTATGTTAAACCTGGCACAACAATGCTGCTAGAGCTTGATGAACAGCAAAATTATCGCAGTACCGAGAAGCCATCGAACGACCAACTAACCAAACTGGTATCTATTGAGTTGGACTATTGGCGCGCTCACGTGTTGCCCAAAGCCGACAACCAAGCCCAGCAAGCACCAACGTTAAACCCTCAACAACTGCAACAGCTCGCCACTCGTTATCCACCATTACAGCCATTGGTTAACTGGCTGACGCAACAGCCAGAAAGTTTAAACGGCAACCAACTGCAACAGTGGATTAGCCAATTCACACCGCTCAGTTCAGAAAAGCCTTGGCCGCAACCTCAGCCAGTACAAGCACCCGCTCAACCGGCTGCGACTGCACCGCCAACAGGTACAGGTACAGAAAAAGGCAGCCAAACGACAGTGCCTGCGCAAACCCCGTTAGCGCAAACAGCCAACCAAACACAACAAAGTACTAGCACTAACAGTACCGCCAACAATGCAGCGGCAACCGCAAACACACCATTAAAGCCAGAGCTGAGCGTGCCTGCAGGTTCGAAAACACCACTGCAACAGCCCATAGCTCCTGAAGCAGCCAAACCTGAGGCTGCAACAAAACCAATCGCTCATGCCTCAGGCACCACTAGCAATAACAGCGCTAACGTACCGCCAGCTGCCTCGACAACAGCAAGCACGCAACCAGCCTTACCACGAACAGTATTTATTCCATTAACGGCCCTCAAACCTGAGAGCAGTGCAACGGCAACCTCGACATCATCCAACACTCAGGTTTCGGCAACACCACAAAATACGGTGCCAGCTGCCGTGCCACCGGCACAAAATACGCAAGCTGGTTTGGCAGCATCGGCATTGCAGCCAACAAAAAATGAGCCGCCCGTACCTGTGCCCAATCCAGCCACGGCAACAAACACGAACACGAACACGAACACGAACACGAACACGAACAGCTCACAGTCTGTGGTTAATCAGACCACGACTGAAGCCAATAAACCGATGCCTGCTAATACTCAACTGAATACTCAGCCAAATACAGCACCCAGTAGCTCTTTAGCGAGTTCTTCAAATAGTACTTTAAATGGCTCTTTGAAGCGTTCTCCAAGCAACTCGCCCAATACCCCATTAAGCAACAGTCAGCTTGAGCCGCCTAAAACCGCCAATAGTCATAACCCTGCACCAAGCCGTGCTGATAAAGCCGAGCCGAGCCAAACACAGAGCCAACAAAAGCCTGTACCACTGGAAATTACGCTCAGCCAATGGATCAACACCCTAAACCAGTTGATGAAATCATCACCCAACGACATGCAAGCTCTGTTAAAACAGGCAGCTGCGGCACAACTCAATAAGGCTGGCGAAAGTCGCGTAACCGACTCTCCTGTGCCTAATGACCAAGCATCACCGAACAACCAAGCCACGTCTAACAATTCGGTGAATACAGCCCAAGCAAACGAGGCGAACGAAGAAAGCGCTCAGCTGCTTAACTTGCGTAATTGGCTAGAAAACAGCCAAGCACGGTTGCAAAACATGGCGATTCAAACCACGGCTTACCAGTGGAGCGCACCAGATCAGCCTCCGGTACAACAAATGCAGTTGCCCCTTATTTGGTTAGGCTTAACCAGCTGGGCCGATATTGAATGGTGGCAAGAACGACCGAAAAAGAAATCGTCACAACAATCAAACGATGAAGAGTCACAGCAACATTGGCGTATGCGTATCTATTTAAAAATGGATCCTTTGGCGCGTGTCTGTGCCGATATCGACTACCACAGCAGCCACACCAACCTGACCTTTTGGAGTGAAGATAGAGCGACGCTGGCGCACATGAATACACTGCTAGGTCACTTAGAGCAATGGACAGCAGGACTCGGTGAGCGCACCTTGCAAACCAAGCATGGCATGCCGAAAAAGGTCGAAACCGAACAACAACATTATCGCGACAATCATCTAGTGGATGTAAGAACATGACCGATGTCAGCAAGGCAGCAACGCTAAAATATCGAGATCGAAAAACACCGATTGTTTCGGCCGTCGGTGAAAACCAACAAGCCGAAGCTATTCTAGCCTTAGCCAAAGAGCATCAGGTGCCAGTTTATGAAGACCCAGAACTGGTTAACCTACTGTGCCAAATCGATGTCGGTAGAGCAGTGCCTGCCGAGCTGTTTGAATGGGTGGCCAGCGCAATCGCCTTTTCTTTTTTTGCTCGTAATGAAGTGCCAGAAGGCTTTTCACCAACGGCGACAAAAACCGCCTACGATCGTGTTAAAAAAACCTACACAGACAACCAGCAGCCCTAAAGCTTAACCTAATTAACGAAACGAGTTAGCATCAAAAAATTAGTATTAACAAAACGAACGGCATCAACGGAATAAATAGCATTGACAGCAATCTCGGCACGCTAAAATAAGTGACCTGATGCAGCTTTAAGTAAATTTGACAAACAATGATGCCAAAACACAACGAATGTCACTTGGGTTCGTTTTCATTCTTCGGTAAAGTGCAGCCGATTCTTTTTTAGGCAGACTTCTGGCCATGACGTTAAAAAAATCCCTACCCTTTGCTGCACTTCTTTTTGGTTTATTACCGCCATTGGCACTTGCGCCTTTCAACTATTGGCCATTGATGGTGGTCGGCATTGCTGGCGCTATCTGGCTCAGTTATTCAGCTCGCTCTACTAAACAGGCGCTATGGCTGGGCTGGCTATTCGGCGTGAGTTTTTTTGGTGTTGGGGTTTCTTGGGTTTATGGCAGCATGCAAACGGTGGATACGCCAGTACTGCTCGCCATTTTGCTAACACTGATTTTCTGCTGTTCTTTAGCGCTGTTTTTTGCGTTTCAATTTTGGTTCTTCAATCGTTTTTTAAAAAATCTGCCATGGGCATTGAGTCTAATCGCACCTCTATGGTGGCTGATCAATGAATGGCTACGCGAATGGGTTCTCACAGGGCTGCCTTGGTTATATGCCGGTTACGCCGCCTTGCCGTTGGCAATGAGTCAACTGGCTGCAGTGATTGGCGTTTATGGCTTGGGCTTGGTGTTCGCCTTTTGCGCCAGCTGGTTAGTCTTGGCGGTGCGCCGGTTTCGATCCGGTGATAACCCCATTGCCAGCAAACCGCTAATTGCGGCACTGCTGTTATTTGTTATCACTAATCTATTGGGCGCACTACTTCCTGCTACTTTATGGACAAAAGACGACCAAGTACTGAAAGTTGCCGCGATCCAATCAAATATCGATCAAAAAACAAAATGGTCTAACAGCCAACAGGCCGATACGTTGAAATTCTACGCTGAAGCGCTGACGCACACAGAACGAGTCGACCTGATGCTCTGGCCAGAAGCTGCTATGACCCGGCTTGAGCAAGATATTTTTAGCTTTATTACCAGCATTGATTCTTACGCTGAATTGCAGGATACCGCGCTATTACTCGGTATTGTCAGCACCGATGGCGAACATTATTTCAACAGCCTAAAAGCCTATGGCCGCGCTGACGGTGAATACCTGAAGCAACATTTGGTGCCGTTTGGTGAATATGTACCGCTTGAGCGTTACTTGCGTGGCTTGATCCAATTTTTTGATTTACCGATGTCGACCATGCAGCCAGCACTGACGACTCAGACTCCGATCTTAGCTGAATCACGTAATGGGCCTTACTTTATTGCGCCAGTGATTTGCTATGAAGCGGCTTACCCGAACTTGGTCAGAAAGTTAGCAAAAGATGCCAATATCATCAGCGTAGTCAGTAACGATGCTTGGTTTGGCGACTCGATTGGGCCGCATCAGCACTTACAAATTACCCAGATGCGAGCGATCGAAAATGCGCGTCCAATGGTACGCGCAACCCAAAATGGTATTTCTGCCATTATTGATGCCAACGGCAATATTTTAAGCCGTTCCGCACAGTTTGTTGAAGCAACGCTGACCGGTGAGATTACCCTGCAGCAAGGCAAGACACCCTTTCAGCACTACAGTACACACAGCTTACCGATACTGGCGATGATGATATTGGTGCTGATCTATTTCCGCCATTCTACGCCGGTTCAGCGACTGGCAGCGTTGAGTTTGCAACTGGTTCAGCGCTTCAAGCGTTAGCCCGTTAGAAAAGTTAGGGCTTGACGCAGTTAGGTCGCTGACCTGCTTCAACCACTTGCAAATAACGCGAATAATATTCGTCTTGTGCTGCCTGTAAATCGCTGATGCGAGTATCGTGCGATGGGTGCGTAGACAACAATTCAGGTGTCGAGCTGCTGGCGTTTTCGCTCATACGAACCCAAAGCTGAGCCGCCTGCCGAGGATCGAAACCGGCGTCGGCCATCAGCTCTTGGCCAATCAAGTCGGCTTCAGACTCATGACTACGACCGTAGGGTAAAATCAATAACACCTGACTGGTGATACCCAAGCCTGCCACCCAAGCCTGCTGGTTCTCGTTCTCAGCCAGCGCCAAGCCCGCCACCATTAAACCTAGCGCAGTCATTTGTTGTGAGCTCAGCCGAGCATTGGAATGATTTGCCAATACATGCCCAACCTCGTGACCAACAACCGCCGCCAGCTGATCGGCATTATCCGCCAACTCAATAAGCCCGGTGTAGATACCAATTTTTGCACCCGGCAAGGCAAAGGCATTAACCGCTTCACTGTCAAAAACCACCACTTCCCATTCTTCAGGCGCATAGCCATACTCTTCTGGCACGACCGAAACAATGGCTTGTGATATGCACTGAGCATAGGCATTGATAGCTTCGTTACGACTTACCTCAAGGTTTTGCTTAAGCTCTTCAAAGGATTGTTCACCTTTGGCAGCCATGCTGGATCGATCATAGAACAGCAATTGCTTTTGCCCTGTCGGCGAAGTCGCGCAACCTGAAATGACTGCAACACAGAATAAGCAGAACAGTTTTACCTTCATGTCACCCTAAACCCTAAATAGAAAAGAGCCTCAATTATTGATGATCGTCGTCATAATTCAACCGTAATCAGCAATTCATAAGCCGCCGATCATGAACTGCAATTGATAATAAATAATCCAAAACAACCAACAAACGCGCAATCTACAACGCCCTAATCATTAAATTCCCCCAAGAACGACAGCCAAGGCGAATAAAT
Proteins encoded in this window:
- a CDS encoding EscU/YscU/HrcU family type III secretion system export apparatus switch protein, coding for MTDVSKAATLKYRDRKTPIVSAVGENQQAEAILALAKEHQVPVYEDPELVNLLCQIDVGRAVPAELFEWVASAIAFSFFARNEVPEGFSPTATKTAYDRVKKTYTDNQQP
- the lnt gene encoding apolipoprotein N-acyltransferase — encoded protein: MTLKKSLPFAALLFGLLPPLALAPFNYWPLMVVGIAGAIWLSYSARSTKQALWLGWLFGVSFFGVGVSWVYGSMQTVDTPVLLAILLTLIFCCSLALFFAFQFWFFNRFLKNLPWALSLIAPLWWLINEWLREWVLTGLPWLYAGYAALPLAMSQLAAVIGVYGLGLVFAFCASWLVLAVRRFRSGDNPIASKPLIAALLLFVITNLLGALLPATLWTKDDQVLKVAAIQSNIDQKTKWSNSQQADTLKFYAEALTHTERVDLMLWPEAAMTRLEQDIFSFITSIDSYAELQDTALLLGIVSTDGEHYFNSLKAYGRADGEYLKQHLVPFGEYVPLERYLRGLIQFFDLPMSTMQPALTTQTPILAESRNGPYFIAPVICYEAAYPNLVRKLAKDANIISVVSNDAWFGDSIGPHQHLQITQMRAIENARPMVRATQNGISAIIDANGNILSRSAQFVEATLTGEITLQQGKTPFQHYSTHSLPILAMMILVLIYFRHSTPVQRLAALSLQLVQRFKR
- a CDS encoding M48 family metallopeptidase — translated: MKVKLFCLFCVAVISGCATSPTGQKQLLFYDRSSMAAKGEQSFEELKQNLEVSRNEAINAYAQCISQAIVSVVPEEYGYAPEEWEVVVFDSEAVNAFALPGAKIGIYTGLIELADNADQLAAVVGHEVGHVLANHSNARLSSQQMTALGLMVAGLALAENENQQAWVAGLGITSQVLLILPYGRSHESEADLIGQELMADAGFDPRQAAQLWVRMSENASSSTPELLSTHPSHDTRISDLQAAQDEYYSRYLQVVEAGQRPNCVKP